DNA from Synechococcus elongatus PCC 6301:
ACCCCACCAACTAGCTAATCAGACGCGAGCTCATCTACAGGCCATAAATGTTTCACCTCTCGGCACATCGGGTATTAGCAGTCGTTTCCAACTGTTGTCCCCGTCCTGTAGGCAGATTCTCACGCGTTACTCACCCGTCCGCCACTAGCTCCGAAGAGCCCGTTCGACTTGCATGTGTTAAGCACGCCGCCAGCGTTCATCCTGAGCCAGGATCAAACTCTCCATTTTGGTTGAACTCTTAATTTGAAATCTCACCCATTAGGCAAGACTTCCAAGTTCGTAAGTTTTCCCGAACCCAGTTAACCGGATTCATCATTTTATTGACGAGTCCCTCAAGACTGGCTTCTAAACTATTCTCTTGTCTAGGTCCTGTCGCCAGCCCCGCTTCGCGTTTCCGCTCCGCTCTCACCGGCGCTTAATTAATCTACCTAACTCGCCTAGTCGCGTCAACCCCCTCAGAGAAAAATTTTTTCGGGATGGACAGAAGAGTAGACGGAGACTGGGTTTTGGGGTGGTTGAAGACTTTGCTGGAGATGCAATGACCCTCTCGATCGCTCAAATTACTGACCTTCATCTCCTAGTCGATCCGCAAGCTGCCCTTCGAGGTTGCGTGACAACACCCCGAGCCGCTGCCGTATTTGGCAATCTCAAACAGCGATCGCCCGATCTACTTCTTCTGAGTGGCGACTTGAGCGAGGATGGCAGCCCTGCTAGCTATGAGCGATTACGAGATTGGGTTGAAGAACTAGGTTGTCCTGCTATTGCGATCGCGGGTAATCATGACCAGCCTGAGCGTTTGACGGAAATTTGTGGGCGATCGCCTTTTATGGGTGAGCCTGTCTATTCCATCCAAGGCTGGCGAATCATTGCACTGGATTCCTACCAACCCAAACGGATAGATGGTCGATTGAGGGGCGATCAACTTGACTGGCTGGATCAGCGCTTAGGAGAAGACTCGTCCCCAACCTTGCTGATGCTGCATCATCCACCGGTGCTGATCGGGGTTACCAAGATGGATGCGATCGGGCTTAAGGACGGGCCAGAGTTTCTAGAAGTGATTGCTCACCATCAGCAAGTCCGCCTTGTGCTTTCGGGGCATGCTCATCAGGCATTTATTCAAGGTCGTGGTTTGACTACCTTCCTCGGGTGCCCCGCCACAGCTATGCAATTTGACCAGCCTGAGCTGCCGGCTGGTTGGCGATCGCTAGAGCTAGAGCCAGATGGATCTTGGCGATCGCAAATCCATTGGGTTGACACCGATTCAATTCATTTCGCTTGAACAGGGCTTGCATCTTAGACAGATCTTGGAACCGTCACTGGAGTCCCAGCGTCTACAGGCTCTATCACTCTTTGCTTAGGATAGGTGGCGATCGCTAACGTCAGTTCGCGACCCACTACTGAATGAGCGTTCGTGGATCTCGGAGGTGTCATGCGTCATCGTCGTTCTGGTCAGCGCCGGTTATCAGTCCGCGCAATCTTGAGTCACACCCTGGCAATTAGCTTGGGCGTCTTGGTGACAGTGGGCGGATTACAAGCACGTCCCTCTTTGGCCCAAGCAGCACCTGTAGAAATCGCACAAGCGACTCCTGCGAATACAGCAGCTCCCAACAGTAACCCAGATAGTTTTGTTGCAGCAGCAGTCCGTCAGATTGGCCCTGCAGTCGTTCGGATTGATACTGAGCGGACGGTGACACGGCGGGCAGCTCCCATGTTTGATGACCCGTTTTTCCGTGAGTTTTTTGGGTCTGACTTTTTTGGCAATGTCAATCCGCCAGCACGGCAAGAAGTACAGCGTGGTCAGGGTTCTGGTTTTGTCGTAGATGGTAACGGCTTGATCATGACCAATGCCCACGTGGTCGCCAATGCGGATCAAGTGCGGGTCACGCTACGGGATGGTCGAGAATTTACGGGACGAGTGCGGGGTGCAGACTCTGTCACTGATTTAGCGTTGGTAGAAGTTGATACCAAAGGTGAACGGCTGCCCACTGCTCGCATCGGCAATTCCAGTAATGTCGAGGTCGGAGACTGGGCGATCGCGATCGGGAACCCGCTCGGACTCGACAACACCGTCACTTTAGGGATTGTCAGCAGCCTTGGCCGCCGGAGCAGCGCTGTCGGTATTCCGGATAAGCGCCTCGACTTTATCCAGACCGATGCAGTGATCAACCCCGGTAATTCGGGCGGCCCGCTGGTCAATAGTCGGGGCGAAGTGATTGGCATTAACACCGCCATTCGCCAAGCGCCGGGTGCAGGGATTGGCTTTGCGATTCCAGTTAACACGGCCAAGCAAATTGAAACGCAGCTGCTGAAAAACGGGAAAGTCTCACACTCCTACCTAGGGGTGCAGCTGCTCTCCCTGACGCCACAAATGGCTCGAGATAACAACCGCGATCCCAACTCCACCGTGCGCTTACCAGAAGTGCAAGGTGTCTTAATCATGGGGGTTCAGCGCAATGCACCCGCTGCTACTGCGGGACTGCGACGCGGAGATGTGGTGATAGCGACTGATGGTCAAGCGGTGACGACTGCGGATGAGTTCCAGCGCCGTGTCGAAGCGAGCCAAGTCGGCCAGTCACTCAACCTCAGCGTGATTCGCGACGGTAACCGCCAGCAGATTGCTGTGCGCACTGGCGAACTCCAAGCTGGTTAAACCGCGATCGCTCGCACATGAGGTTACTCAGGCGGCTGGATTCAGTCGCCTTTTTTAGTTGCGACAGGCAGGCCCGTATACTGATTCGATGTTGTTGAACACCCGCAAGCCTGTTATGGATCCAGTCACCCACATGAAACATGAAGTCGCGAAAGCAGCCGCGAGTCGGGTGCAATCTGGCATGGTGGTCGGGCTGGGCTCGGGCTCTACAGCAGCCCTCATGATTCAGTACTTGGGCGATCGCGTTCGCAATGGCGAACTCACCAATATTCAGGCTGTACCCACCTCTTTTCAGTCCTCAGTATTGGCGAATGAATACGGCATTCCGCTGACGACCCTGAACGAAGTCGATCGCATTGATATTGCAATTGATGGCGCGGATGAAGTTGATCCACAACGCAACCTGATCAAAGGCGGTGGCGCTTGCCATACCCGCGAGAAACTAGTGGATGCGCGGGCTGAGCAATTCATTGTCGTCGTTGACAGCAGCAAACTGGTAGAGGCACTCGGAACAACCTTCTTACTGCCCGTGGAAGTGCTGCCGGAAGCTTACATTCAAGTCGGCAAAGCCTTGGAAAAATTGGGTGGCAAACCAGAACTGCGGATGGCGGTCAAAAAAGCAGGCCCAGTCGTGACTGACCAAGGCAACCTCGTTCTCGATGTGAAATTCGATCGCATTGACCAGCCCGCAGAACTGGAGAAAGCGATTAACAACATTCCAGGCGTGCTGGAAAACGGTCTGTTTGTTGGCTTGACCGATCTTGTACTCGTTGGTGAAGTTGACGGCGATCGCGTTTCTGTGCGCGAGTTCTAGGCTTTCGATCAACCCAATCAACTGAGCCAGCTTCAGATCGAAGCTGGCTTTTCGCTGGCTGAAAACACTGTGATCAAAACGCCCTGAAGAGACAGCCTTCAAGGCGTGGCAGCCTTTATCCAGTTGAAAATAGTGATTAGCTGACCAGAGAGAAGGCACTGGTGTCGGTCGGCTCCGGCAGGCCAAAGACACGGCAGAAGACTTTCGCCACTTTGCCCCCCGAGTCCACAGACTCTAGCGGATCCTTGCGGAGGCGGTGCCGCAGACAGGGGGCAACGATCCGCTGAATATCTTCGAGGGTGACTTCCGACCGCCCTTCAAAGGCCGTCAGCGCTTTGGCAGCGCGGTTGGTGACGATGTCACCCCGCAGGCCGTCAATATCCAGCTCCGAGCAGACCTCCGAGATTTTCACCCGCAGGTCATAGTCCAGCTCAACGGATGGCAGCAGCGTTTGCGCTGCAACAATCCGTGCTTGCAGGCTATCTTGCTCGCTGGCATAGCGATCGAGGAAAGTCTGAGGATTTTGATCGAAGGTCGATCGCTGTTCTACGACCTGAACCCGCAGTTCCGGATCTTTGACAGTGCGCACTTCGACACTCATACCGAAGCGATCAAGCAACTGAGGCCGCAGTTCACCTTCCTCGGGGTTACCGGAACCAACCAAGACGAAGCGAGCAGGGTGGCGAATCGATACGCCTTCCCGTTCCACCGTATTCCAACCAGAAGCCGCCGAGTCCAGCAGCACATCTACCAAATGATCGTCGAGCAGGTTGACTTCGTCGACGTAGAGAATGCCACGATTGGCTTTTGCGAGTAGACCCGGTTCAAAGGCTTTGACGCCTTCCGACAGCGCTTTTTCGATGTCAATCGTACCGCAGACGCGATCTTCCGTCGCACCCAAAGGCAGGTCGACCATTTGTACTTTGGCGCGACCAATCGTCGGGGTTTCGCCACGGGCAATGCGATCGCGAACCTCATTACTCATCAGCTCTGGATCGCTGGGATGGCTGTTGTAGGGATCCTCTGCCACCACCTCAATTTCGGGCAGTAGGTCAGCCAAGGCACGAATTGTGGTTGATTTCCCAGTACCGCGATCGCCCATGATCATCACCCCGCCCAATTTGGGGTCGATCACATTCAGCAGCAGGGCAAGCTTCATCTCCTCCTGGCCGACGATCGCCGTGAAGGGGAAAACAGTGCGGCGTGGCGCAGTCGGAAGAGTCGCAGTCACGGGTAAAGCAACGCTGAGCAAAGACCGTTTTTCATTGTGCCACAGTGCTTATACCCCTGCCGTGAACCCTGCTCGGCTAATCAGGTGCCTGTTCGACCATGCCGCTCTACCCCGATCGCTTTCGTTGTCCGTTCGTTCTGCGCCAAGGCTGGGGAATGACGATCGCCGCTGCTTTAGCTAGCGATCGCCCGCCATCTCTGCCAGCACCGATCTACCAAGGGCAATGCCTACGTGGGGCAGATGATGTGCCGCTCTGGACAGAGCGCGCAATTCCAACAAATCCCCGTGGCACCTTGATCGCCACCTACGGCATCACCGGGTCCCTGCAGAATCAAGGCATTCTCCAGCGCTGGGCAACTGCTGCTTATCAAGCCGGTCTGGCAGTGCTGCTCTTTGACTGGCGCGCCCATGGGCGATCGCTGGAATTGTCGCCCGTTCTGACCAGCGATGGGCTACGGGAAGGCGATGATTTTCTGGCGTTAGCTGGACAAGCTCGGCAGCTGGGGCTGCCAGAGCCCTACATATTTGGCGGCTATTCCCTCGGCGGTCAGCTGGCACTCTGGGGCGCTTGGCGCGGGCAACAGGAGGGCTGTCCTCCAGCAGCGGTCCTGTCGCTCTGCCCCAATCTCGATGCCGAGCGATCGCTGCCTTGGTTACGCAGCACGAGGCTCGGTCGCTGGATTGAGCAGCGGATTTGTCGCGAACTGTGCCGATTAGCGACCGACATTGCCAATCACCATCCGGGCAGCCTCGATCCAGCCGCGATCGCCCAAGTCACCACCATTCAGGACTTTGATAACTATTTGGTTGCTCCCCGTTTGGGCTTCCAGAGTAGCGTCGACTATTACCGTGCCAGCAGTCCGCTACCTTTTCTTGCCGATCTACACGTACCTGGACTGGTTCTCTACGCCGCAGACGATCCCTTCTTTCATCCTGCGATCGCCCCCGAACTCGCAGCGATCGCTCAGCGCAATCCAGTTCTAGAGATTGAAATCACGCGCCATGGCGGTCACGTGGGCTATTGGCAGGGCCGCGATCGTTGGTGGGCGATCGATCGATTCCAAGGCTGGTTGGAAGACTCCGGGACTTTACCTAAAGCCTGAGTAGACTGGCGATACGCCTGCTCATCTGCCACTCTCCTATGACCGTTTTGACGCTCCAACTGAGCAATGGCTCGCTGAGCTTGCCGCTCAATTTGGCGGCTGGCCTAGAGCTCAAGTCTGTTTTGCAGCAGCTCCTGCAGCAGCTCCGACAAGCCGCGACGCCGCTCAGTCCTGGTCAACGACCGACCCCACAGCCCAGCACTGATCATCGGTTGGAAGTCGGCGAAATTCATCTCGAAGTGTTCTGCAATCCCAATCTTTGGCCGAGTCCCTTTGCTGCCAAAGTCTTGCTGAGCCTACGACAAGGGGAGTTGCGGCTCAGTCTCGAAACCGAGCTAAGTCGTTTGATGGAAGATCTCGATCAGTATCTCGAGTCAATTCGCTAGGTTAGGGCGGTTTGCAGATTGCCTACACCCTGCAATCGCCGCCTTTGCGTAGACTGGTTGGACAATCCTGACTGTAGACCAGCGATCGCAATCGGTATGGCGAATCCCACATTTGGCAATCGCGACTCGGGCCGCAGTGTTGGCCGCTCCTATCAGTCGCTATGGCTGCTCTTGGGAATCACCACCGTCTTTTTTGGGGCTTTGGGTGGCCGCCTCGCCTACATGCAAATTCAGCAGGGCGAACGAAATCGCGAACTGGCCAACGAGAATCGCATCCACCTGTTGCCTCGCCTCCCTGAACGTGGACGTATCCTCGACCGCGAAGGGCGTGTATTAGCGAGTAGCCGCCACGTTTACTCACTCTATGTTTGGCCGCTGGCAATTAAAGACGACCGCTGGCCCGATACCCGACGCCGGCTAGCCGAGCTACTCAAAGTGCCGGAGTCTACGCTGCAAGCCCGCATCGATCGCCAGAAAGACAATGCCGCTTATCGAGTTCGCCTGGCCCAAAATCTGAGCCAACCCCAAGTTATTGCTTTTGAAGAAAATCGCCGTAACTTCATCGGCGTCGAAGTGGACTACGACAGCGTGCGCTACTACCCCAATGGGTCAATCGCAGCCCACGTTTTGGGGTACACCGGCGAGATTTCGGATGAGGAATTAAAACGGCGCGAGGAACAAGGATATCGACCTGGCGATGTCATTGGCCAAGCTGGACTCGAAGCCGCCTTTGAGAAGCAGTTGCGCGGTGAGTGGGGCGGTCAACAGGTAGAAGTGGATGCCCTCGGCAACGTCGTCCGCATTTTGGGCGACAAGCAAGCGCGAGCGGGCAAAGATGTCACCATCACACTGGATCTCGATCTGCAAAAAGCAGCAGAGGCTGCGATCGGCAACAGCATGGGGGCGATCGTGGCGATCGATCCTCGGGACGGCAGCATCTTGGCGATGGTCAGCCGTCCCACCTACGATCCCAACGTCTTTGCCACCGAAATCAGCCAGGCCGAATGGGATCGACTGCAGCAGCTGGAATTCCCCTTCGTCAATCGCGCTCTGCAGTCCTTTCCGCCAGCCAGTACGTTCAAGATTGTGACCACAGCAGCGGCCTTGGAATCGGGCAAATATTCCCCCGACGCCGTGCTGCAAACCTTCCCCTTCCTGCGGGTTGGCGGCATTCAGTTTTGGGACTGGAATAATGCGGGCTTTGGTCCCCTCGGCTTTGTAGGCGCAATGCGCTATAGCAGCGACACCTTCTTCTACCAAGTCGCTCAGCGGATTGGCGGCGACGCGATCGCAGCCATGTGCCGTCGGTTTGGCATGGGGCAGCGTACAGGGGTAGAGCTTGCCGCGGAGGAAGGGCGGGGTCTTGTGCCCGACAAAGCTTGGAAACTGAAGAACCTGAATGAGGAATGGACCGTCGGCGACTCGATCAATATGTCCATTGGTCAAGGCTTCTTACTGCAAACGCCACTGCAAGTCGCGGTGATGTTTGCGATTCCAGCCAATAACGGCTTCCGGGTAAAACCGCACTTCCTCAAGGACGATCGCGACAGCAAAGAATGGCGCGAGGATCTGAAACTGAAGCCATCCACGATGAAAGTCATCCGGGACGGGCTAGTCTCAGTCGTCGCGGATGGAACTGGAGCTGCCCTGCGAGTGCCCTCACTGCCGCCCAACGCAGGCAAAACTGGAACAGCGGAGGATCCGCCCCGGCGATCGCACACTTGGTATGGCGGCTATGCACCGATTGAGAAACCTGAGATCGTCGTCGTTTCCTTCAACGAAAACTCAGGCGGCGGCGGTGGCAGTACAGCGGCTCCAAAAGTCCGTCAAGTGATGGAAGCCTACTTCCGCAAGAAGGCGCTTCGAGCTCAGGCCGCTAAGGGTAAGCAACCATCTGCCAACACCTCGCAGTAGTAGTCCTGGAGTTGGCGCGTGGCTGCGTTCCAGCTCCAGCGTTCGGCTTCTTGACGAGCCGCTTGGCGTAGAATCTCGCGCTCTGCAGGGTTAGCCAACAAGCGCTGAATCGCAGCGATCGCCCCTTGTTCATCCTCAGGATCGAACAGGAAACCATTAATGCCGTCGCTGACAATATCGGGAATGCCACCGGAATTGGCCGCCACGACCGGACAACCCGCTGCCATGGCTTCCAGCAAGACTAGACCGAGGGTTTCGGTCCGGGAGGGAAAGACAAAAGCGTCAGCAGAAGCGTAGGCCGCCCCTAGCTGTTCCCCATGCAGATAGCCAATGAACTGCGTCTGGGTGCCAGCAAACAATTGCTCTAGTTCGGCCCGATGCGGGCCATCGCCGACCAAGGCCAAGCAAGCCTCAGGATTGGCATCCAAAATGGGTCGCAGGCGATCGATTTGCTTCTCGGCTGAGAGGCGTCCGACGTAGAGCAACAAGGGCGCAGTGGGCTTACCGCCACTGAGGCGATCGCGCATCGCAGCAGTAGCCAAGTCTGGCCGAAAGGTCTCGGTATCCACTCCTCGCTGCCAGAGGCAACAGTGCTCAATGCCGTGATCTGTCAGCTCCTGCACCATCGCGGTTGAAGTACAGAGGTTGATCGCTGCTTGGTTATGCGCCAGCTTCAGCAATTCCCAGAGCACCCCCTCCAAGACCCCCAGCCCGTAATGCTCAAGGTATTTCGGCAAATGGGTGTGATAGGACGCCACGAGTGGCACATTTAGCGCCTTGGCATAGTAGATGCCGCCCAACCCCAACACAGCCGGATTGACCACGTGGATCAGGT
Protein-coding regions in this window:
- a CDS encoding metallophosphoesterase produces the protein MTLSIAQITDLHLLVDPQAALRGCVTTPRAAAVFGNLKQRSPDLLLLSGDLSEDGSPASYERLRDWVEELGCPAIAIAGNHDQPERLTEICGRSPFMGEPVYSIQGWRIIALDSYQPKRIDGRLRGDQLDWLDQRLGEDSSPTLLMLHHPPVLIGVTKMDAIGLKDGPEFLEVIAHHQQVRLVLSGHAHQAFIQGRGLTTFLGCPATAMQFDQPELPAGWRSLELEPDGSWRSQIHWVDTDSIHFA
- a CDS encoding HhoA/HhoB/HtrA family serine endopeptidase, with protein sequence MRHRRSGQRRLSVRAILSHTLAISLGVLVTVGGLQARPSLAQAAPVEIAQATPANTAAPNSNPDSFVAAAVRQIGPAVVRIDTERTVTRRAAPMFDDPFFREFFGSDFFGNVNPPARQEVQRGQGSGFVVDGNGLIMTNAHVVANADQVRVTLRDGREFTGRVRGADSVTDLALVEVDTKGERLPTARIGNSSNVEVGDWAIAIGNPLGLDNTVTLGIVSSLGRRSSAVGIPDKRLDFIQTDAVINPGNSGGPLVNSRGEVIGINTAIRQAPGAGIGFAIPVNTAKQIETQLLKNGKVSHSYLGVQLLSLTPQMARDNNRDPNSTVRLPEVQGVLIMGVQRNAPAATAGLRRGDVVIATDGQAVTTADEFQRRVEASQVGQSLNLSVIRDGNRQQIAVRTGELQAG
- the rpiA gene encoding ribose-5-phosphate isomerase RpiA gives rise to the protein MLLNTRKPVMDPVTHMKHEVAKAAASRVQSGMVVGLGSGSTAALMIQYLGDRVRNGELTNIQAVPTSFQSSVLANEYGIPLTTLNEVDRIDIAIDGADEVDPQRNLIKGGGACHTREKLVDARAEQFIVVVDSSKLVEALGTTFLLPVEVLPEAYIQVGKALEKLGGKPELRMAVKKAGPVVTDQGNLVLDVKFDRIDQPAELEKAINNIPGVLENGLFVGLTDLVLVGEVDGDRVSVREF
- the bchI gene encoding magnesium chelatase ATPase subunit I is translated as MTATLPTAPRRTVFPFTAIVGQEEMKLALLLNVIDPKLGGVMIMGDRGTGKSTTIRALADLLPEIEVVAEDPYNSHPSDPELMSNEVRDRIARGETPTIGRAKVQMVDLPLGATEDRVCGTIDIEKALSEGVKAFEPGLLAKANRGILYVDEVNLLDDHLVDVLLDSAASGWNTVEREGVSIRHPARFVLVGSGNPEEGELRPQLLDRFGMSVEVRTVKDPELRVQVVEQRSTFDQNPQTFLDRYASEQDSLQARIVAAQTLLPSVELDYDLRVKISEVCSELDIDGLRGDIVTNRAAKALTAFEGRSEVTLEDIQRIVAPCLRHRLRKDPLESVDSGGKVAKVFCRVFGLPEPTDTSAFSLVS
- a CDS encoding YheT family hydrolase, coding for MPLYPDRFRCPFVLRQGWGMTIAAALASDRPPSLPAPIYQGQCLRGADDVPLWTERAIPTNPRGTLIATYGITGSLQNQGILQRWATAAYQAGLAVLLFDWRAHGRSLELSPVLTSDGLREGDDFLALAGQARQLGLPEPYIFGGYSLGGQLALWGAWRGQQEGCPPAAVLSLCPNLDAERSLPWLRSTRLGRWIEQRICRELCRLATDIANHHPGSLDPAAIAQVTTIQDFDNYLVAPRLGFQSSVDYYRASSPLPFLADLHVPGLVLYAADDPFFHPAIAPELAAIAQRNPVLEIEITRHGGHVGYWQGRDRWWAIDRFQGWLEDSGTLPKA
- the mrdA gene encoding penicillin-binding protein 2 — protein: MANPTFGNRDSGRSVGRSYQSLWLLLGITTVFFGALGGRLAYMQIQQGERNRELANENRIHLLPRLPERGRILDREGRVLASSRHVYSLYVWPLAIKDDRWPDTRRRLAELLKVPESTLQARIDRQKDNAAYRVRLAQNLSQPQVIAFEENRRNFIGVEVDYDSVRYYPNGSIAAHVLGYTGEISDEELKRREEQGYRPGDVIGQAGLEAAFEKQLRGEWGGQQVEVDALGNVVRILGDKQARAGKDVTITLDLDLQKAAEAAIGNSMGAIVAIDPRDGSILAMVSRPTYDPNVFATEISQAEWDRLQQLEFPFVNRALQSFPPASTFKIVTTAAALESGKYSPDAVLQTFPFLRVGGIQFWDWNNAGFGPLGFVGAMRYSSDTFFYQVAQRIGGDAIAAMCRRFGMGQRTGVELAAEEGRGLVPDKAWKLKNLNEEWTVGDSINMSIGQGFLLQTPLQVAVMFAIPANNGFRVKPHFLKDDRDSKEWREDLKLKPSTMKVIRDGLVSVVADGTGAALRVPSLPPNAGKTGTAEDPPRRSHTWYGGYAPIEKPEIVVVSFNENSGGGGGSTAAPKVRQVMEAYFRKKALRAQAAKGKQPSANTSQ
- a CDS encoding glycosyltransferase; this translates as MRIALFTETFLPKVDGIVTRLRHTVDHLQRLGHTVMVFCPDGGLREHKGARVYGVKGFPLPLYPELKLAFPLPKVGKALERFRPDLIHVVNPAVLGLGGIYYAKALNVPLVASYHTHLPKYLEHYGLGVLEGVLWELLKLAHNQAAINLCTSTAMVQELTDHGIEHCCLWQRGVDTETFRPDLATAAMRDRLSGGKPTAPLLLYVGRLSAEKQIDRLRPILDANPEACLALVGDGPHRAELEQLFAGTQTQFIGYLHGEQLGAAYASADAFVFPSRTETLGLVLLEAMAAGCPVVAANSGGIPDIVSDGINGFLFDPEDEQGAIAAIQRLLANPAEREILRQAARQEAERWSWNAATRQLQDYYCEVLADGCLPLAA